The Pirellulales bacterium DNA window CCGTGGCGCTGCGGCGGGCCAGATCGAGCCAGATCGGTTGTCCGCTTGGCGCCAGGGCCGCATGAGGAATCGTCATGCCGAGGGCTTCGCCGACAACTTGCGACGTTGCCGCGGTGCCCAGGAATTGGCAGCCGCCGCCGGGTGAAGCGCAGGCGCGGCAACTCAGTTCGGCCGCTTCTTCCAGGCTGACCTCGCCATGCGCAAACCGCGCCCCGAGCGATTGCACCTTACCGGCATCTTCCCCTTGCTCCGGCGGCAGCGACACACCGCCCGGCACGAGGACCGCCGGCAAATCTTTCGTCCCGGCCAGGGCCATCATCATCGCCGGCAAGCCCTTGTCGCAGGTGGCAATGCCGAGCATGCCGCGGCGCGCCGGCAGCGAGCGGATCAATCGCCGCAGCAAAATCGCCGCATCGTTGCGATACGGAAGGCTGTCGAACATGCCGGCGGTGCCCTGCGTGCGGCCGTCGCATGGGTCGCTGCAATAGGCCGCAAAGGGAACCGCCCCGGCCTGCTTGAACGTGCGGGCCGCTTGTTGCACCAACAGGCCGACTTCCCAGTGCCCCGTGTGATAGCCGAGCGCGATTGGCGTGCCGTCTTCCGCGCGAATGCCCCCTTGGGTGCTCAAGATGAGCATCTGCGGGCCGAGCATTTCCTGCGGCGGCCAGCCCATGCCGGCGTTCTGCGACAAACCGAATAGATCGCCGCTCGGCCAATCGCGGAGCATGTCGGCATCGAGCGGCAGCGTCCCCTGTGGGCCCGGCGCGCGGGTTTGCACTCGGTAGAGCGCCGGATCATCGCTGCCGAACAAATTGCCGAACAGGTTTTTCAACGCCCTGCGTTTTTCGATTTCAAACGACCACCGATGCAAGCCTTCTTGCTACAAGCCCTCTTGCTACGGTCCTTCAAAATAGTGGCTGGCGGCGGGCAAAGCAAACCGGCGCGGCAAACCATTGCAACGGCGACGCGCGAAACCGCAAGCGAGCGGCGACGCGGGGCGGCGAAAAAGACGGAGAAGCGGGCTACGGCAATGATGGCGGCGCAGTTATGCCGCGGCGGCGGTCGATCGGCCGTCTTGCCCCGGATTGCTCAGCTTCGCTTGCACAAGATCGAGCAGCGAGCCGAAGGTAGTCATGTCGGCCAGTTCGCCGTGGCTGATTCGCACGCGGAATTGCTGTTCGACGCGCATGATCAGGCTGACGATGTCGACCGAATCGAGCCCAAGCTCCTCGACGATTCGCGTGTCGTCCGGCAGAGCGTCGATGGTCTCGCTGGTTTCTTCTTCGAAGATGGCCTTCAAAACACCGCGAATCTCTTCTCGCTGCATGGCATCTCCTTCCCTGAAGATATACACCAGCGCGGCATCAAACCGGCGCCGTCGCAAATGGGCTGCGTAGATTAGAAAAATGCCCCCGCCGCGACAACGCCAATTTGGCCGATTTTCGGATGGGGACGTAAACCGCCCGCGAGACGCCGAACAGAAAAACCGGCACGCCGGCCGCCGTTCGACCTTCGTCATTCGACCTTCGTCATTCGACCCGG harbors:
- a CDS encoding acyl carrier protein encodes the protein MQREEIRGVLKAIFEEETSETIDALPDDTRIVEELGLDSVDIVSLIMRVEQQFRVRISHGELADMTTFGSLLDLVQAKLSNPGQDGRSTAAAA